In Xiphophorus hellerii strain 12219 chromosome 13, Xiphophorus_hellerii-4.1, whole genome shotgun sequence, the following proteins share a genomic window:
- the lypla2 gene encoding acyl-protein thioesterase 2 isoform X2, with the protein MCGNNMSVPLLAEAVTVSGTQKETAAVIFLHGLGDTGHGWADSLTGIRLPHVKFICPHAPKIPVTLNMRSLMPAWFDLMGLSPDAPEDEAGIKKAAENIKAIIEHEARNGIPPHRIIIGGFSQGGALSLYTALTCQHQLAGVVALSCWLPLHKSFPSASSGNKNIPILQCHGEMDMMVPAQFGALTAEKLKYIVNPQMVTFKTYPGVQHSSCPEEMLAVREFIEKYLPRI; encoded by the exons ATGTGTGGCAACAACATGTCAGTGCCGCTGCTAGCCGAGGCTGTGACGGTGTCCGGGACACAGAAGGAGACCGCGGCG GTGATCTTCCTTCATGGATTAGGAGACACAGG GCACGGGTGGGCCGACTCTCTGACGGGGATCCGGCTGCCTCACGTCAAGTTTATCTGCCCTCACGC GCCTAAAATCCCCGTCACTCTCAACATGAGGTCCCTGATGCCTGCGTG GTTCGACCTCATGGGCCTGAGCCCCGACGCTCCGGAGGACGAAGCCGGAATCAAAAAGGCTGCAGAAAACA TTAAGGCCATAATCGAACACGAGGCCAGAAACGGGATTCCTCCTCACCGTATAATCATCGGTGGATTCTCTCAG GGTGGCGCTTTGTCCTTATACACCGCTCTGACCTGCCAGCACCAGCTGGCCGGCGTGGTGGCCCTCAGCTGCTGGCTCCCTCTTCACAAGAGTTTCCCTTCG GCGTCGAGCGGCAACAAGAACATCCCAATCCTGCAGTGCCATGGAGAGATGGACATGATGGTGCCCGCACAGTTCGGCGCCTTGACGGCAGAGAAGCTCAAATACATAGTTAACCCTCAGATGGTCACCTTTAAAACCTACCCAGGCGTTCAGCACTCCTCCTGTCCTGAG GAAATGTTGGCTGTAAGGGAATTTATTGAGAAGTATTTGCCCCGGATTTGA
- the lypla2 gene encoding acyl-protein thioesterase 2 isoform X1 — translation MCGNNMSVPLLAEAVTVSGTQKETAAVIFLHGLGDTGHGWADSLTGIRLPHVKFICPHAPKIPVTLNMRSLMPAWFDLMGLSPDAPEDEAGIKKAAENIKAIIEHEARNGIPPHRIIIGGFSQGGALSLYTALTCQHQLAGVVALSCWLPLHKSFPSASSGNKNIPILQCHGEMDMMVPAQFGALTAEKLKYIVNPQMVTFKTYPGVQHSSCPEVRLHLIAVWGRTDLLFLPFSPPIPISKI, via the exons ATGTGTGGCAACAACATGTCAGTGCCGCTGCTAGCCGAGGCTGTGACGGTGTCCGGGACACAGAAGGAGACCGCGGCG GTGATCTTCCTTCATGGATTAGGAGACACAGG GCACGGGTGGGCCGACTCTCTGACGGGGATCCGGCTGCCTCACGTCAAGTTTATCTGCCCTCACGC GCCTAAAATCCCCGTCACTCTCAACATGAGGTCCCTGATGCCTGCGTG GTTCGACCTCATGGGCCTGAGCCCCGACGCTCCGGAGGACGAAGCCGGAATCAAAAAGGCTGCAGAAAACA TTAAGGCCATAATCGAACACGAGGCCAGAAACGGGATTCCTCCTCACCGTATAATCATCGGTGGATTCTCTCAG GGTGGCGCTTTGTCCTTATACACCGCTCTGACCTGCCAGCACCAGCTGGCCGGCGTGGTGGCCCTCAGCTGCTGGCTCCCTCTTCACAAGAGTTTCCCTTCG GCGTCGAGCGGCAACAAGAACATCCCAATCCTGCAGTGCCATGGAGAGATGGACATGATGGTGCCCGCACAGTTCGGCGCCTTGACGGCAGAGAAGCTCAAATACATAGTTAACCCTCAGATGGTCACCTTTAAAACCTACCCAGGCGTTCAGCACTCCTCCTGTCCTGAGGTACGTCTGCATCTTATTGCAGTCTGGGGACGCACCGATTTActttttttacccttttcaCCTCCGATACCGATATCTAAGATTTAA